A window of the Candidatus Binatia bacterium genome harbors these coding sequences:
- a CDS encoding type II toxin-antitoxin system VapC family toxin, whose product MERLAVRYLLDTAPWINGVTLPEVFPERVRRLLASTETKGLCSISLLETAILYRLGRLDIEGTLLQLFTAGLSADVQVLELTPAIAAKTNDLSADFHGDPFDRTIVATAAARNLKLITADPVIRDAKMCAVEYYPFKPSRSRT is encoded by the coding sequence ATGGAAAGGCTTGCGGTGAGATACCTGCTCGACACGGCCCCATGGATCAACGGCGTGACCCTTCCAGAAGTGTTCCCGGAACGCGTCCGGCGCCTGTTGGCGTCAACCGAAACCAAAGGTCTCTGCAGCATCAGCTTGCTTGAGACAGCTATCCTCTATCGACTCGGCCGGCTGGATATTGAGGGCACACTGCTGCAGCTGTTCACGGCTGGATTGTCCGCCGACGTGCAAGTGCTGGAGTTGACGCCGGCGATCGCCGCGAAGACCAACGACCTCTCCGCAGACTTCCACGGAGACCCGTTTGACCGAACCATCGTTGCCACTGCCGCAGCGCGGAATCTGAAGCTGATCACCGCCGATCCAGTCATTCGAGACGCGAAGATGTGCGCTGTCGAGTATTACCCGTTCAAGCCATCGCGCTCCAGAACGTGA